ATTGAAATCGATCTCGGCACAGCAACCGATTTGGGTGAGGTCGTTGACCTGATTAACGCGGCCTCGCCGGGAAACCTATCCGCGACGATTTCTGCTGACGGCAATCGGCTCGAGTTATCCGATCTGACCGCTGGGGGCGGGACCTTCACCGTGGAGAGTGCTGACGGAAGTAGCGCTGCTGAGGACCTTGGAATCGTTTATTCCGATACCGGAGCGACCGTTACAGGCGAGCGGCTCGTCTCCGGGTTGGCCGACACGTTGGTTTCAAGTCTCAACGCAGGTGCCGGGGCGACGCTGGGTGACATCACGATCACCGATCGCGACGGGACAAGTGGGCTTGTCGATCTAAGTTCAGCGGAAACCTTGGGCGAGATCGTCGACGCGATCAATGCTGGAGGGGCGGATGTCACGGCTTCCGTCAACTCGGCTCGCAACGGCATCAGTATCGTCGACAACACTGCTGGAGTCGGGAATCTCACGATTGTCAACAGCGATGCGAACGAGACGGTTGAAGCCTTGGGGATCGGCATCGACGATGCGGTCAGCAGCGTGAACAGCGGGACGCTTAATCGCCAGACCTTCAGCGAAGCGACATTGCTCTCTTCGTTGAATGGTGGCGAAGGGGTCACCCTCGGTGATATTCGAGTCACCGATAGTGACGGTGTGACGAGTGCGGCGGACTTAAACAATCCCGGCTCGGAAGCAGTCACGGTGGGCGACGTGATTGACGCGATCAATGCCCTTTCGACTTCTGTGACGGCGCGGATTAACGACACCGGCGATGGCCTGCTAATCATCGATGAAGGAACGGGTACCAGTTCGTTGGGTCTCGAAGACATCAGCGGCAATATCGCCGAGTCGCTCCGCTTGACCGGTGGCACCGAAACTCGCGACATCAATGGCGAAGATACCCAGGTAATCGACGGCACAGCCGTGAAAACGATCGATGTCAGCAACCTCACCACGACTGGTGAGAGCATTTTGCTGGAAGATCTCAACAACGGTTCTGGCGTCGCCCGTGGGTCGTTTCAGATTGCTGACTCCGATGGCGGAAATGTTATTGCGATCAACCTCTCTGAGGGTGAGTCCGGCGTCACCACGGTCGGGGAACTGATCGACACAATCAACGCTAAGGCATCCGCCTTCAATGTCGGAGTGACGGCATCGATCAATAGCGCCGGGACCGGAATCCTACTAACCGATACAGCGGGTGGTACTGAAGGCTTATCCGTCACCGCGTTTAACGATTCAAGCGTTGTTAGCGATCTCCGGCTCGATCAACCGGTGACCACCGTTTCCGGTCAGCAAACGATCAACGGTCTGGGGACTTTCGACGCCGGCAATTCCGCACAGCAAGGGCTTGAGGCACTCGCCGCGCGAATCAACGATTTGGATGCGGGCATCACTGCGTCGACGGTGTTCGATGGCATTGGCTACCGGCTTTCGATTATTGCTGACGAGTCGGGAGCAGCTAACGAGCTACTGATTGACACAGGCTCCACCACGCTAAGCTTCACTGAAATTTCCAAAGCCCAAGATGCCCTGCTGGCCTATGGCGGATTCGCGGGAGCTTCCGGAAGTATTCTCGTCAGTTCGAGTGACAATGAATTTGAAGGGATTGTCGGCGGCGTCGATGTCACGGTGAAAGAAGCGAGCGAGACGCCAATAACCATCTCCGTATCCAAAAGTGATACCGCACTTGTCGATGCCGTGGGCGACTTGGTTTCTGCCTACAACGCGATCCGAGACGATCTCGACCAACTAACCGACTTCAACGAAGATGATCTTAGCACCGGGCTTCTGTTCGGGACGAATGAGGCATTGCAGGTTGACCTAAGTCTCTCACAAACGATAACCGCAAGGTACTTCGGCGTAGGCGACTTTCAAGCACTTGAAGAGATCGGCCTCTCGGTCACACAAGACGGCAAGTTAGAACTAGACACGCAGCAGCTACAAACCGCCTTCGCCGATAATCCTGGCAGCATCGAACGTCTCTTCACCGACGAGGAGAACGGCATCGTTGCCCGACTTAACAGAGACCTTGATCGGCTTTCGGGCGAGGATAACTCCCTCCTGGATCGCCGTGTTGAGTCCCTGCAGCGTACGATCGACTCGAACAACACAAGGCTCGAACAGTTTGAAACTTCGCTCGAGCGTCAACGAGAAAGGCTGCTGCTTGAGTTTTTCCAGCTTGAGCAAGTGATATCGAGTCTGCAGCAAAATCAGTCTGCATTAGCCAGTCTGCAACCCCTCCCGCCGTTAGTGAGCGCAAGTAGCTCTTAAACTTGATTAC
The genomic region above belongs to Lacipirellulaceae bacterium and contains:
- the fliD gene encoding flagellar filament capping protein FliD codes for the protein MGRITSNVGLITGLPITDTVDQLMSVAGRPRDLLQARTQDLLSQQGAINTLSTRLASFEFSINKLNSLSVYQARDTVSSDEEKLTAFVPSGVTPPAGEFLLQPVRVASSHQVISDRFEDLESELGSGSFTLRFGGFVDKGISLEELNAGAGVERGQIQITDRSGDQAVIDLSFALSIDDVVETINASTEIDVTASVAGDTLVLADSSGGVGNLSVAEVGGGTTAADLGLGSINVAADTATGADVFTLYDDTKLTFLNDGNGVRLSAAGSTDLTVNLSDGSDPIEIDLGTATDLGEVVDLINAASPGNLSATISADGNRLELSDLTAGGGTFTVESADGSSAAEDLGIVYSDTGATVTGERLVSGLADTLVSSLNAGAGATLGDITITDRDGTSGLVDLSSAETLGEIVDAINAGGADVTASVNSARNGISIVDNTAGVGNLTIVNSDANETVEALGIGIDDAVSSVNSGTLNRQTFSEATLLSSLNGGEGVTLGDIRVTDSDGVTSAADLNNPGSEAVTVGDVIDAINALSTSVTARINDTGDGLLIIDEGTGTSSLGLEDISGNIAESLRLTGGTETRDINGEDTQVIDGTAVKTIDVSNLTTTGESILLEDLNNGSGVARGSFQIADSDGGNVIAINLSEGESGVTTVGELIDTINAKASAFNVGVTASINSAGTGILLTDTAGGTEGLSVTAFNDSSVVSDLRLDQPVTTVSGQQTINGLGTFDAGNSAQQGLEALAARINDLDAGITASTVFDGIGYRLSIIADESGAANELLIDTGSTTLSFTEISKAQDALLAYGGFAGASGSILVSSSDNEFEGIVGGVDVTVKEASETPITISVSKSDTALVDAVGDLVSAYNAIRDDLDQLTDFNEDDLSTGLLFGTNEALQVDLSLSQTITARYFGVGDFQALEEIGLSVTQDGKLELDTQQLQTAFADNPGSIERLFTDEENGIVARLNRDLDRLSGEDNSLLDRRVESLQRTIDSNNTRLEQFETSLERQRERLLLEFFQLEQVISSLQQNQSALASLQPLPPLVSASSS